The following nucleotide sequence is from Cellvibrio sp. PSBB006.
TAATGTTTGCCATAGCGGCCCCATGAAGCCCGAGGAATTAATTGCAAAAGCAACCTCTTGCGATCTCGCAGCCATCTGTGTAGAAAGCATGCCTCCCTCACTTGAACCCCAAAACCCTATCCGATCAGGATCGATTCCCGGATAAGTATGCAAAAGGTTTAACGCAGCGGTGGCGTCTGCCAGCAGATCGTCCGGGTAGTAGGATGGCGATAGTTTTTCTGGTGCGCCAGTCGACGCATCTATGCGCCATCCGGTTGAGTCCCCCGTTCCCCGTTTGTCGAACACAAGAACCGCAAAGCCGAGCGAGTTGAAAAAACGGGGATAAGGGCCAAAAGAATAACGGGTAAGAGGCCCTGAACCGTGCAAGAGTATGATCGCGGGATGCGGACCGGAGCCTTCCGGATGAATGAGAGTCCCCCTGAGCGTAGCGTCTCCCTGAGAAAAAACGACTTCCTCCTCCCGCGTGGACGCTTTCCTTGCAGAAAAATTTTCACCTTCCAGAGAGCTGGCAGTCAGACCAACAACGCGCATGTCCTTATCCCACATGAAGCGGATAGTCTGCTGAACAGGATCGCGAGTATTGAAACCCGGACCGATGGAAAACTCATCTGTCGATTCGTTGAATATTCGCCGTACTGCTCCGGTGCGATGATCCGTCCAGAGCAACACACCTTCTCCACTGTCGTTGATGAAGCGGTCAATACCCAAGGTGTGTCCTGCATTGAAGCGATAGACACCGCAATAAGCTTGCAAGGCTTCGAACCCATTAGATATGGCAGCGTTATCTTGCCGTCCAGGTATGCGAATAGCCGAGGAACATCCAGGGAGCGTCGTGATCAGAGCAGCGGGGATGGTCGACAGTATCAATCGTCGGTTGGCAGAAAAGCTCTTGTCGGAAATGCCTTTCACTGGTTTTCTCCTATGTGATGAGCATCCGACACCGTCTGCATTGAGTTATCAGCGCGGCTCAATCATAGACGCAGTTTATTAACGGTATTCCAATTCCTGGCTGTTAGGGAAACCCCTAGTGCTTTCCCGGTCGCTGCCGCCAGCTTTGATCGACCGACCCCTTCCGGTGCGTATAAATAGAATGTCATTTTATGCAGTTTGAATTTTTCTGACTCGATTTTTAACGATTCAAGATAATCAATATTAGGCTTGCTACAGGGCTGCTCCAGAAAGAAAAAATGCAACGCTTTTCCATCGTTCGTGGGAAATGAATTATTTTTTATAGCCTCCTGAAGTTGTTTATGACTAAGCAACAGAACTTTAGGTTCAAAACCCATTTTCTTAAATATTTCTCTGCTAATGTCAGCGGCGCCCTTAGCGTCGATAGTTTCTCGACTTTTAAATACCGCATTCCCGCTCTGAATATATGTCTGGACACCTTCGTAGCCTAAGGCTTGAAGGATTGCGACAAGGTCTTTCATTGGCAATATGTTATTACCACCAACGTTAATGCCTCGAAAAAGAGCGATGTAAGTGTTCATTCAGTCTCTCTCGCCTGCAAGATACGCATATTCATATTGAAGAGCCCTCCCAAAATAGTGCGCTCGCGTTCAATCATATTCTCAATAGTCGTAACGAGTCACCGTGTGCAGGCGGGCCTTCGAGGGCCGGGATTTTCGTACGCAGCAATACGTTCCTTCCTATCATCAGGGTTTAAGATCGACGGCAGCAAGGCCACTGCCATCCATCTTCATCGGCACCGAGTTGTGCTCGTGGACGATCATCCAGCCTTCTTCGGAGCGCTTGAATACGAGGGTGGTACGGAACCACAGCTCAACCGCCCCTTCCCCAATCTTTTCC
It contains:
- a CDS encoding DUF1697 domain-containing protein, whose product is MNTYIALFRGINVGGNNILPMKDLVAILQALGYEGVQTYIQSGNAVFKSRETIDAKGAADISREIFKKMGFEPKVLLLSHKQLQEAIKNNSFPTNDGKALHFFFLEQPCSKPNIDYLESLKIESEKFKLHKMTFYLYAPEGVGRSKLAAATGKALGVSLTARNWNTVNKLRL
- a CDS encoding S9 family peptidase, with translation MKGISDKSFSANRRLILSTIPAALITTLPGCSSAIRIPGRQDNAAISNGFEALQAYCGVYRFNAGHTLGIDRFINDSGEGVLLWTDHRTGAVRRIFNESTDEFSIGPGFNTRDPVQQTIRFMWDKDMRVVGLTASSLEGENFSARKASTREEEVVFSQGDATLRGTLIHPEGSGPHPAIILLHGSGPLTRYSFGPYPRFFNSLGFAVLVFDKRGTGDSTGWRIDASTGAPEKLSPSYYPDDLLADATAALNLLHTYPGIDPDRIGFWGSSEGGMLSTQMAARSQEVAFAINSSGFMGPLWQTLLYQVEINMKARGHSRTDIEQALEFNRFALEVARTGNGFDTFLERREKIVQSGNAAWIGWYIGEYSSLSQMRWSWDHILSFNPLLTLSQVSCPTLGVFGEFDLSTDASTASVAMRDAILAANSRRDVTVKVIPNASHSLMERHAIEDRSQSNRMAPGVFDLLREWLIQRVS